One Belonocnema kinseyi isolate 2016_QV_RU_SX_M_011 chromosome 6, B_treatae_v1, whole genome shotgun sequence genomic region harbors:
- the LOC117175040 gene encoding ecdysone-inducible protein E75 isoform X4 — protein MGDELPILKGILNGVVNYHNAPVRFGRVPKREKARILAAMQQSSHSRSQEKAVAAELEDEQRLLQTVVRAHLETCDFTRDKVAPVLARARETPNYTACPPTLACPLNPNPQPLTGQQELLQDFSKRFSPAIRGVVEFAKRIPGFGLLAQDDQVTLLKAGVFEVLLVRLACMFDAQTNSMICLNGQVLKRESIHNSSNARFLMDSMFDFAERVNSLRLSDAELGLFCSVVVIAADRPGLRNTELVERMHSKLRSALQTVLAQNHPQHPDILRELLKKIPDLRTLNTLHSEKLLAFKMTEQQQQLQAQQQQAQHATSMQQQHWPMEEEPIMSWGSSCDVALDEAVKSPLGSVSSTESMCSGEVAALTEYHHVSASSGHHASSAPLLAATLAGGLCPHRRRANSGSTSSGDDDLHRASLAKTPQPPQCPRFRKLDSPSDSGIESGTEKADKPASSSASSAPTSVCSSPRSEDKEVEDMPVLKRVLQAPPLYDTNSLMDEAYKPHKKFRALRQKDSAEAEPAVVQHTQSQLHLHLTSASTRSSSSHMHSHCPQTASLLSSTHSTLAKSLMEGPRMTAEQMKRTDIIHNYIMRGDASPRSPTTSPSPAEQCASTTTITRSPHGSQGLLQCATSGYSSSRWPTTSVITTTTGARQQHHQHHHQHSSDYLVVGNSSPRYLSAVATSSTSTSPRPTSSTAATLVLSGCPSNMMELQVDIADSQQPLNLSKKSPSPSPRPLVGTCKALSLEA, from the exons ATGGGAGACGAGCTACCAATCCTCAAGGGGATCCTCAACGGAGTCGTCAATTATCATAACGCAC CGGTCCGATTCGGGCGCGTGCCCAAAAGAGAGAAGGCAAGGATCCTGGCTGCTATGCAGCAGAGCTCGCACAGCCGTTCTCAGGAGAAGGCAGTTGCTGCCGAATTGGAGGATGAACAGCGTCTTCTACAAACAGTAGTTCGTGCCCATTTGGAGACATGTGACTTTACGAGGGACAAAGTTGCTCCAGTCCTCGCCAGAGCAAGAGAGACTCCAAACTACACCGCATGTCCACCAACCTTG gcATGTCCTCTGAATCCTAACCCTCAGCCGTTGACCGGCCAACAAGAACTTCTTCAGGACTTTTCCAAGAGGTTCTCCCCAGCGATACGAGGTGTAGTCGAGTTTGCAAAAAGGATTCCTGGTTTTGGTCTGTTGGCTCAAGACGACCAGGTCACTTTACTCAAGGCCGGTGTCTTTGAAGTTCTCCTGGTCAGGCTGGCCTGCATGTTCGATGCTCAAACAAACAGCATGATCTGTCTGAATGGGCAAGTGCTCAAGCGGGAGTCCATCCACAACAGTAGTAATGCAAGATTCCTTATGGACTCTATGTTCGACTTTGCGGAGAGAGTAAATTCCCTCAGACTGTCGGACGCCGAGCTGGGTCTCTTCTGTTCAGTAGTAGTGATTGCAGCAGACAGGCCAGGTCTGAGAAACACTGAACTGGTTGAGCGCATGCACAGCAAACTCCGCAGCGCTCTTCAGACCGTACTGGCTCAAAACCATCCTCAGCATCCAGACATTCTAAGAGAACTCCTGAAGAAAATCCCTGATCTCAGAACTCTGAACACGCTACATTCGGAGAAACTCCTTGCTTTCAAAATGACTGAACAACAGCAGCAGCTTCAGGCTCAACAGCAACAGGCTCAACACGCTACCTCCATGCAGCAACAACACTGGCCCATGGAAGAAGAACCAATCATGTCCTGGGGGTCCAGTTGCGATGTGGCATTGGACGAAGCAGTCAAGAGTCCTCTGGGAAGTGTTTCGAGTACGGAAAGCATGTGCAGTGGGGAAGTGGCAGCTTTGACGGAGTACCATCATGTGTCTGCCTCCAGCGGGCATCACGCGTCAAGTGCACCCCTGCTCGCTGCCACCCTTGCTGGTGGTTTGTGTCCTCACCGCAGACGAGCAAATTCGGGTAGCACGAGTTCAGGCGACGACGATCTCCATCGCGCATCACTCGCCAAGACGCCTCAACCACCTCAGTGTCCGCGATTCCGAAAACTGGATTCCCCCAGTGATAGTGGAATTGAGTCAGGAACCGAGAAAGCAGACAAGCCAGCCAGCAGCAGTGCAAGCAGTGCACCAACCTCTGTTTGTTCGAGTCCGAGATCCGAAGACAAGGAAGTCGAAGATATGCCCGTCTTAAAACGAGTGCTTCAGGCACCACCTCTCTATGATACCAATTCGCTGATGGATGAGGCCTACAAGCCTCACAAAAAGTTTCGAGCGCTCAGACAGAAAGATAGCGCGGAAGCCGAGCCAGCCGTCGTCCAGCACACTCAGTCCCAGCTTCATCTTCATCTGACCTCAGCATCAACGCGAAGTTCATCGTCTCACATGCATTCGCACTGTCCGCAAACGGCGAGTTTGCTGAGCAGCACTCATTCCACCTTAGCCAAAAGTCTCATGGAAGGCCCAAGAATGACTGCTGAACAGATGAAGCGAACAGACATCATTCACAACTACATCATGCGTGGTGATGCCAGTCCAAGATCACCAACGACATCACCATCGCCGGCGGAGCAGTGTGCCTCGACGACGACCATCACGCGCAGTCCGCATGGATCTCAGGGACTTTTGCAGTGTGCAACCTCTGGTTACTCCTCGTCGAGGTGGCCCACTACTTCGGTCATCACGACGACGACGGGTGCTCGGCAGCAACACCATCAGCACCATCATCAGCACTCGTCAGACTACCTCGTTGTTGGGAACTCGTCGCCCAGGTACCTTTCCGCTGTGGCGACGAGTAGTACGAGCACGAGTCCCAGACCTACCTCGAGTACAGCAGCAACGCTAGTGCTCTCTGGATGTCCGAGCAACATGATGGAACTCCAGGTCGACATTGCCGACAGTCAGCAGCCTTTGAACCTGTCAAAGAAATCCCCGTCTCCATCTCCAAGGCCTCTGGTTGGAACCTGCAAGGCCCTTTCCCTCGAGGCGTAG